GCTTTTCCTTGGCGACCCAGCGCGACATGGCGCTGGTGGCGGCCGGGAAGGTGGCGCCTTCGCCGAAGCCGAGCAGCAGGCGCGCCGCCAGCAGCGAGATCAGGCCTTCGGCGTAGCCGGTGAGGATGGTGGCGGCGGCCCACAGGGTGCCGCAGAAGATCAGCGTCTTGTGGGCGCCGAACTTGTCGCTGACCCAGCCGCCGATGATCTGGAACACGAGGTAGGGATAGGCGAAGGCGGAAAAGACCAGGCCGATCTCCGTCTTGCTGAGGTTGAATTCCTTGCCGAATCCGGAAGCGGCGGTACTGACGTTCACCCGATCAAGGTAGGTGATGAAATACATCAGGCAAAGCATCAATAGAACGACGTTGGTCGCCCGCAAACGCAGAAATCGCATTACTGTCTCCTGGTTGATCCGGCCGACCGCTGTCGAGCGCTGTCGTGTGGCCGTGTCCTCTGCGGGACGCATGCGCGGCCGGATTCCTGCACACGGCGCCGGCGCGAGGATCTCCCGTGCCGGCGCCAGTTCTCCATCGGGTCCCCGGTTCAGGCAGCCTTGAGCTGGTCCGGCGCCACCGAAGCGCTCAGCTCGGCCATCGCCGCCTGCACCCCGCTGCCCGCCAGGGGCACGCCGGCCAATTTGAGGCCCATCTCGCAGCCGGCCAGCGTCGCCATCAGGGTCAGGTCGTTGGCTTCGCCCAGGTGGCCGATGCGGAACATCTTGCCCTTCATCTTGCCCAGGCCGGTGCCCAGCGACATGTTGAACTTGTCGTAGATCAGCTTGCGGATGGCGTCGGCGTCGACGCCCGGCGGCGTCATCACCCCCGTCAGCACCGGCGAATACACGGCCGGGTCGGCGCACTGGATCTCCAGTCCCCAGGCCTTGACTGCGCTGCGGCAGGCGTGCGCCAGGCGCTGGTGGCGCGCGAAGGTGTTGTCCAGGCCCTCGCCCAGGATCATGTCGATCGCCTCGGACAGGCCGTACAGCAGGTTGGTGTTGGGCGTGTAGGGCCAATAGCCGGTGGCGTTCATCTCGATGATCTCGGCCCAGTTCCAGAACGCCTTCGGCAGCGTCGCCGTCTTGCTGGCCTCGATGGCTTTCTTGGAGACGGCATTGAAGCTGATCCCCGGCGGCAGCATCAGGCCCTTCTGCGAGCCGGACACGGTGACGTCCACGCCCCACTCGTCGTGGCGGTAGTCGGCCGAGGCCAGGCCGGAAATCGTGTCGACCAGCAGCAGCGCCGGGTGGCCGGCGGCATCGATGGCGCGGCGCACCGCGGCGATGTCGGAGGTGACGCCGGTGGAGGTCTCGTTGTGCACCACGCACACCGCCTTGATCTCGTGGCCACTATCCTGGCGCAGGCGCTGTTCGATCATGTCCGCCTGCACGCCGCGGCGCCAGCCTTCGATGCCGGGCAGGCCGAGGAATTCGGTTTTGAGGCCGAGCGCTTCCGCCATCTTCTTCCACAGCGTGGCGAAGTGGCCGGTCTCGAACATCAATACGTGGTCGCCCGCACTCAGGGTGTTCACCAGCGCCGCTTCCCAGGCGCCGGTGCCGGACGCCGGGTAGATGACGACCGGCTGCGCGGTCTTGAAGATCTTCTTGATGCCTTCCAGTACCTGCAAGCCCAGCGCGCCGAATTCGGGACCGCGGTGGTCGATGGTGGGATAGCTCATCGCCCTTAGGATGCGGTCGGGCACCGGGCTCGGACCCGGGATTTGCAGGAAATGGCGACCGGCGGGGTGGAAATCCAGCTTCAACATGTACTCCTCCATGAACAGTAACTGCTGCGTTTTGTATTTTGCATGCAAAATCACTCTAACAGCTAAATCCGGCAGCGACAACGCTTATTTCAGTCGTGCAGGAGTACGTACGGAAACGGCGGCGATCCAGTATTTCCTGCAATGCTCGCCTACTGCCAAGCCCCGAAAAGCCACGTTTTGCCATGGTCCGGCGTCATCTTGCTCCGTACCAATTCGCATAGGGTGCTAAAATGCCATCGAATACACAGCAACAGGTTTTTGAATGCAAAATGCAGAAATCGGCCTGATTCCCGGCCTCGACGACAACGCCTTTCCGGTCCCGAAACTGGAACGCCAGCACCTGCACGACACCGTGGTCGAGCACCTGCGCAACCTGATCGTGGAAGCGGTGCTGCCGCCCGGCACCAAGCTGAACGAGCGCGAACTGTGCGAGACCATGGGCATCTCGCGCACGCCGCTGCGCGAAGCGCTCAAGGTGCTGGCCGTGGAAGGCCTGATCGAGATTTTCCCGAACCGCGGCGCCTCGGTGTACAAGATGTCGCAGGCCGAGATCTGGGAAACCTTCGAGTTCGTCAGCGGCCTGGAAGCGATGGCGGGAGAACTGGCGTGCGAACGCATCACCGCCGCCGAACTGGCCGAGATCAAGGCGTTGCACCACGCCATGCTGACCTGCAAGGCGCAGAACGACCTGCCCGGCTACTACAGCCGCAACCAGGCGATCCACAACAAGATCAACGAGGCGGCGCGCAACTCGGTCCTGCACCGCACCTACCTGAGCATGAACCGGCGCCTGCAGGCGCTGCGCTTCAAGTCCAATTTCAAGGCCGACAAGTGGGAGCGCGCCGCGCACGACCACGAAGAGATGATCCGGGCGCTGGAAGCGCGCGACGGCAAGCGCATGGCGGCGATCCTGACCCAGCACCTGCTGGACAAGCGCGACGCGGTGATGGCCATGACCGGCGCGTCGTCGCCGCAGGCTTGAGCAGGCAACGCCGGCGTCGGTTTTTCCCATCGCCGGCATTCTTGTTGTTAAATTAACGCAACGT
The genomic region above belongs to Massilia forsythiae and contains:
- a CDS encoding pyridoxal-phosphate-dependent aminotransferase family protein; translation: MLKLDFHPAGRHFLQIPGPSPVPDRILRAMSYPTIDHRGPEFGALGLQVLEGIKKIFKTAQPVVIYPASGTGAWEAALVNTLSAGDHVLMFETGHFATLWKKMAEALGLKTEFLGLPGIEGWRRGVQADMIEQRLRQDSGHEIKAVCVVHNETSTGVTSDIAAVRRAIDAAGHPALLLVDTISGLASADYRHDEWGVDVTVSGSQKGLMLPPGISFNAVSKKAIEASKTATLPKAFWNWAEIIEMNATGYWPYTPNTNLLYGLSEAIDMILGEGLDNTFARHQRLAHACRSAVKAWGLEIQCADPAVYSPVLTGVMTPPGVDADAIRKLIYDKFNMSLGTGLGKMKGKMFRIGHLGEANDLTLMATLAGCEMGLKLAGVPLAGSGVQAAMAELSASVAPDQLKAA
- a CDS encoding GntR family transcriptional regulator, with protein sequence MQNAEIGLIPGLDDNAFPVPKLERQHLHDTVVEHLRNLIVEAVLPPGTKLNERELCETMGISRTPLREALKVLAVEGLIEIFPNRGASVYKMSQAEIWETFEFVSGLEAMAGELACERITAAELAEIKALHHAMLTCKAQNDLPGYYSRNQAIHNKINEAARNSVLHRTYLSMNRRLQALRFKSNFKADKWERAAHDHEEMIRALEARDGKRMAAILTQHLLDKRDAVMAMTGASSPQA